In Chitinophaga sp. HK235, a single window of DNA contains:
- a CDS encoding DUF1835 domain-containing protein, whose protein sequence is MSYMYVLNGDATLSQLRQSRLRGGVVVCREMMSEGKVKNTKDPVEFFESRAKHLEFQYGIDKQTYYTNVVHELEKLKNSSSFDEIVLWFEADLFCQINLVFIILYLKNNLDTLPPISIVDMPHHREVTDYPPMLEQRVLLQPADIQLALDTWVAYCEDTPLALEKISQMEGGNLKHLPAALRAHLERFPDVEGGLSSIEKFFLRKLSLGKYRNYDLYTAFWDELWIYGFGDFQLDLLIQRMQQAGVIENEAQMISITSLGQEVLNNEENYLDYVPLHHRWLGGVRLDKTPWRWDPSSQKIIKKEQ, encoded by the coding sequence ATGTCATACATGTATGTGTTAAACGGAGACGCTACACTTTCCCAGCTCAGACAAAGCAGGCTCAGAGGAGGCGTAGTAGTATGCAGGGAGATGATGAGTGAAGGGAAAGTCAAAAACACCAAAGACCCGGTTGAATTTTTTGAAAGCCGCGCCAAACACCTGGAATTCCAATACGGTATTGACAAACAAACATATTATACCAATGTCGTTCATGAGCTGGAGAAATTAAAAAACTCCAGCTCTTTTGATGAAATAGTACTCTGGTTTGAAGCAGACCTGTTCTGTCAGATCAACCTGGTCTTTATCATCCTGTACCTCAAAAACAATCTTGATACTTTACCCCCCATCAGCATTGTAGACATGCCTCATCACCGGGAAGTAACAGATTATCCGCCCATGCTGGAACAACGGGTATTACTGCAGCCTGCCGATATTCAGCTGGCCCTCGATACCTGGGTGGCCTACTGCGAAGACACCCCGCTGGCACTGGAAAAAATCTCCCAAATGGAAGGCGGTAATCTGAAACATCTGCCGGCAGCACTCCGTGCCCATCTGGAACGATTCCCCGATGTGGAAGGCGGCCTGAGTAGCATCGAAAAATTCTTCCTCCGTAAACTTTCTCTGGGCAAATACCGGAATTATGACCTTTACACCGCTTTCTGGGATGAATTGTGGATATATGGCTTTGGTGACTTCCAGCTGGATTTACTCATACAGCGGATGCAACAGGCCGGCGTCATAGAAAACGAAGCCCAGATGATTAGTATCACCAGCCTCGGGCAGGAGGTGCTCAACAATGAAGAAAATTATCTCGATTATGTTCCCCTTCATCATCGGTGGCTGGGCGGTGTCCGGTTGGATAAAACCCCCTGGCGCTGGGACCCCTCCTCACAAAAGATCATCAAAAAGGAACAGTAG
- a CDS encoding dipeptidase: protein MQVWKEYQAQHKERFLEELLDLLRIPSVSADSRFNGDVQKCAEAVKQRLQEAGADKVEVCPTAGHPIVYGEKIIDPSLPTVLVYGHYDVQPADPLELWHSGPFEPVIKDGNIYARGSADDKGQFYMHVKAFETMNKTNTIPCNIKFMIEGEEEVGSANLGIFLEQNKEKLKADVVLISDTSMISLEDPSIDTGLRGLAYMEVEVTGPNRDLHSGVYGGAVANPATILAKMIASLHDENNHITIPGFYDKVQELTPEERADLNSAPFDEEAYKKDLGIADVWGEKGYSTIERTGIRPTLEVNGIWGGYTGEGSKTVLPSKAFAKISMRLVPNQDWHEISDLFTKHFEAIAPKSVTVKVNKHHGGSPYVTPTDSVAYKAAHKAIDTTFGKAPIPVRGGGSIPIVALFEKTLGLKTVLMGFGLDSDNLHSPNEKYGLANYYKGIETIPYFHQYFAEMSK, encoded by the coding sequence ATGCAAGTTTGGAAAGAATACCAGGCCCAACACAAAGAGCGTTTCCTGGAAGAATTGCTGGATCTGTTACGCATTCCGTCTGTGAGTGCTGATTCCCGCTTCAATGGTGACGTTCAGAAGTGCGCAGAAGCCGTAAAGCAACGCCTGCAGGAAGCCGGCGCGGATAAAGTAGAAGTATGCCCGACCGCAGGACACCCTATTGTTTATGGAGAAAAGATCATAGATCCTTCTTTACCGACCGTACTGGTATACGGCCACTACGACGTACAGCCTGCAGATCCGCTGGAACTGTGGCATAGCGGGCCGTTTGAACCCGTTATCAAAGATGGTAACATATACGCCCGTGGCAGTGCGGACGACAAAGGACAGTTTTACATGCATGTAAAAGCCTTTGAAACCATGAACAAAACCAACACCATTCCCTGCAACATCAAATTTATGATTGAAGGGGAAGAAGAAGTAGGTTCTGCCAACCTGGGTATCTTCCTGGAACAAAACAAGGAAAAACTGAAAGCTGATGTAGTGCTCATCTCCGACACCTCCATGATCAGCCTGGAAGATCCTTCCATCGATACCGGCCTCCGTGGCCTCGCTTACATGGAAGTGGAAGTGACCGGTCCTAACCGCGACCTCCACAGCGGCGTTTATGGCGGTGCAGTAGCCAACCCGGCCACTATCCTCGCCAAAATGATCGCTTCCCTGCACGACGAAAACAACCACATCACCATTCCCGGTTTCTATGATAAGGTGCAGGAACTGACTCCCGAAGAAAGAGCAGACCTCAACTCAGCTCCCTTCGATGAGGAAGCCTACAAAAAAGACCTGGGCATCGCTGACGTATGGGGTGAAAAAGGATATAGCACCATCGAAAGAACCGGTATCCGCCCTACTTTGGAAGTAAACGGTATCTGGGGTGGTTACACCGGAGAAGGTTCCAAAACCGTACTGCCTTCCAAAGCTTTCGCCAAAATTTCCATGCGCCTTGTTCCCAACCAGGACTGGCATGAAATATCCGATCTGTTTACCAAACACTTTGAAGCCATCGCTCCCAAGAGTGTGACCGTAAAAGTGAACAAACATCACGGCGGAAGTCCTTATGTAACCCCTACTGACTCTGTGGCCTACAAAGCAGCCCACAAAGCCATTGATACTACCTTCGGTAAAGCTCCTATCCCCGTTCGCGGTGGCGGCAGTATTCCGATCGTAGCCCTGTTCGAAAAAACACTCGGCCTGAAAACAGTACTGATGGGATTTGGACTGGACAGTGACAATCTCCACTCTCCCAACGAAAAATATGGTCTGGCCAATTATTATAAAGGCATCGAGACCATCCCTTATTTCCACCAGTATTTTGCTGAGATGAGTAAATAA
- a CDS encoding RNA-binding S4 domain-containing protein, whose amino-acid sequence MSTTEKIRVDKYLWAIRVFKTRSQAADACDGGKVKMNGNNVKAAKPVSLGDNFEVRTEGRKWIIQVTGLLSNRVAYSEAIKYYADNTPEEDKSAPKAIAAVFHTGKRQSKIGRPTKKDRRNIEGFLGEVEED is encoded by the coding sequence ATGAGTACCACTGAAAAAATACGGGTAGACAAATATCTCTGGGCTATCCGGGTTTTCAAAACCCGCAGCCAGGCGGCAGATGCCTGCGACGGCGGTAAAGTAAAAATGAACGGCAACAATGTAAAGGCCGCCAAACCCGTTAGCCTCGGTGACAATTTCGAAGTCAGAACCGAAGGCCGTAAATGGATCATCCAGGTAACCGGACTTCTGTCTAACAGGGTTGCCTATAGCGAAGCCATCAAATACTACGCAGACAACACCCCTGAAGAGGATAAGTCCGCACCCAAAGCCATCGCAGCCGTATTCCATACCGGTAAAAGACAAAGCAAAATAGGACGCCCGACCAAAAAAGACAGAAGAAACATCGAAGGATTCCTGGGAGAAGTAGAGGAAGATTGA
- a CDS encoding YgcG family protein: MRILRWFLPGLLLMAGLLAKAQNIPPRPNPPTLVNDFAGILLKDEDERLEQKLVAYSDSTSTQIAIVTLKSVGNYDISQVGLKILRDWGIGTKGKNNGILILVSLEDRKIRIETGYGMEGVVPDAIANEIITQIIKPAFRQGQYYQGLDGAVDAIEKAAAGEYKADPRQSKPGISPGGVFLLILVIVIIISIISRGGGGGGGTTYNRRGGWIWPVIGGMGGFGRGGGGGWSGGGGGGGFGGFGGGSGGGGGASGSW; the protein is encoded by the coding sequence ATGAGGATATTACGCTGGTTTTTACCTGGATTATTACTGATGGCAGGATTGCTGGCAAAAGCACAAAACATCCCGCCACGGCCTAATCCTCCGACTTTAGTAAACGACTTTGCCGGCATCCTCCTGAAAGATGAAGACGAAAGGCTGGAGCAGAAGCTGGTAGCCTATAGTGACAGTACCTCCACTCAGATAGCGATCGTTACCCTTAAATCGGTTGGTAATTACGATATCAGCCAGGTAGGCCTTAAAATTTTAAGAGATTGGGGGATTGGTACAAAAGGCAAGAACAATGGTATCCTTATTCTTGTTTCCTTGGAAGACAGGAAGATCAGGATAGAAACGGGCTATGGCATGGAAGGCGTTGTTCCGGACGCTATAGCCAATGAAATTATTACACAGATCATTAAGCCCGCTTTCCGGCAGGGACAATACTACCAGGGCCTCGATGGCGCGGTAGATGCCATCGAGAAAGCGGCAGCCGGTGAATACAAAGCCGATCCAAGACAAAGCAAACCCGGTATCAGCCCGGGCGGCGTTTTCCTCCTCATCCTGGTGATTGTAATCATCATTTCCATTATCAGCCGTGGTGGCGGTGGAGGTGGTGGTACCACTTACAACAGGCGCGGAGGCTGGATATGGCCTGTAATCGGCGGCATGGGCGGCTTCGGACGCGGTGGCGGAGGAGGCTGGTCAGGCGGCGGCGGTGGCGGAGGCTTCGGTGGTTTCGGCGGAGGTTCCGGCGGCGGTGGAGGCGCCAGTGGTAGCTGGTAA
- a CDS encoding BamA/TamA family outer membrane protein, with amino-acid sequence MINRAIILITFITLVCGHIFAQSPVVVKRIILIGDAGELHDNGHNPVVDAVRKKYNLQEDINTVLFLGDNVYPKGLPDPTNKTYPAAKEILDYQVNLVKGTRSRGIFIPGNHDWEKSKPDGWRIIRNQQEYIDSLYLDNVDFLPKDGCPGPVEVPIADNITLIVMDSEWWVFPYEKPGIESSCDCKDKDEVLTRLSEIVATNRNKLLIFATHHPFRSYGIHGGYYTIKQHVFPLTDLKPWLYVPLPVIGSIYPLARGVFGTPEDMPNPKYKEMIKGVEEAFKPHGPVVFVSGHDHTLQLIKDKPNTYIVSGSAAKNNRVKKGRKSLFASSENGFSVVEVLSDSTVRAQYFLAKDLSASVFSDTLLHLQDIRSQGLQFHEPSVMPAWVKVPADSQYARVNKFHRFLLGNNYREVWATPLNFPVMDLHKSGYKILQRGGGKQTHSLRLADSTGKEYAMRSLKKFPLAAIPEQLRETIARELVQDQISAANPYAPLAVSVLSEAAGVPHTHPTFVYLPLDTALGIYAHDFGNDVFLLEEREPVTGKNDKTYNTPKVLAKVLGDNDIHVDQKAVLRARILDTYIMDFDRHDDQWRWYKEKHKGEEYYYPVPRDRDQAFFVNEGLLPRLLSRPWILPGIQGFRDHIPDVNGFQFSARYFDRSFMNELEKKDWEKQTDKFLNKMTDSVIRAAVNAFPDTVRKEVGPMMLQRLSIRRSILKENMLKYYRFLAKSVDVPATSKNELIQLEKLNGGAVALNMYKISKKGEVQQSIYSRTFDPKETNEVNVYGLGGHDRFEIKGNHGTPIRVRLIGGKDADTYIDSSTSHAGKRIRIYDQRTGQDTFQLDGHIQRRLSDDPENIRYNRSAFQYNKTFPMLAGAYNRDDGLLLGLGLQLVRHSFRKEPYASKHIFTATHALATRAWNFRYDGEFTDVVGKSDLLLLARAKAPNNTINFFGFGNETVFDKSNGKNIRYYRARFNLYTAEVLLRTKMGNHFSLSYGPTLNNYTFNNEENNNRFITNFQLNGLDSGIYKNKSYAGAKLVAQIDTRNNKLIPTRGIFWTTTWTGTKGLSSDSKNYTQLQSDLSLYMSFRAPASFVIVSRFGGSKIWGDYEFFQAATVGGTQNLRGFRNYRFAGGASAYNNTEIRVKLFDLKTYVLPAAVGLLAFNDVGRVWKDNETSHIWHDGYGGGIYLAPVNALIVTAVIGHSSEETIAYLTLGFKF; translated from the coding sequence ATGATCAACAGAGCCATAATCCTTATTACATTTATTACCCTGGTATGCGGCCACATATTTGCGCAATCCCCGGTTGTAGTAAAACGCATCATCCTGATAGGAGATGCCGGTGAACTGCACGACAACGGGCATAATCCCGTAGTGGATGCTGTCCGCAAAAAATATAACCTCCAGGAAGATATCAACACCGTCCTGTTTCTTGGCGACAACGTATATCCGAAAGGGTTACCAGACCCTACCAATAAAACATATCCGGCGGCAAAGGAAATACTGGACTACCAGGTGAACCTGGTAAAAGGTACCCGTTCCCGCGGTATCTTCATCCCCGGCAACCACGACTGGGAAAAGAGCAAACCCGACGGATGGAGGATCATCCGTAACCAACAGGAGTACATCGACTCACTTTACCTCGATAATGTAGACTTCCTCCCTAAAGACGGCTGTCCCGGCCCGGTAGAAGTACCGATCGCAGATAATATCACGCTGATAGTGATGGACAGCGAATGGTGGGTGTTTCCCTATGAGAAGCCTGGTATCGAATCTTCCTGTGACTGTAAAGACAAGGACGAAGTACTGACCAGACTATCTGAGATAGTGGCCACCAATCGGAACAAACTCCTGATATTTGCTACACATCACCCTTTCCGCAGCTATGGCATCCATGGCGGATATTATACGATCAAACAACATGTGTTCCCGCTGACAGACCTGAAACCATGGCTGTATGTGCCGCTGCCGGTGATAGGGTCTATCTATCCGCTGGCCCGTGGCGTATTTGGTACACCAGAGGATATGCCCAACCCCAAATATAAAGAGATGATCAAAGGGGTGGAAGAAGCATTTAAACCACATGGACCGGTAGTCTTCGTATCAGGCCATGACCATACCCTGCAGCTGATAAAAGATAAGCCCAACACTTACATTGTTAGTGGCAGCGCCGCCAAAAACAACCGCGTGAAAAAAGGCCGGAAGTCGCTGTTTGCCTCTTCCGAAAATGGTTTCAGCGTAGTGGAAGTACTGTCCGACAGTACTGTGAGGGCACAGTATTTCCTGGCCAAAGACTTGTCTGCGTCGGTTTTCAGTGATACACTATTACATCTGCAGGACATCCGCAGCCAGGGGCTGCAGTTCCATGAACCTTCCGTTATGCCGGCCTGGGTGAAAGTACCTGCTGACTCACAATATGCAAGGGTTAATAAGTTCCACCGTTTCCTGCTGGGTAATAACTACCGTGAAGTATGGGCCACACCACTCAATTTCCCGGTGATGGACCTCCATAAAAGCGGATATAAAATATTGCAGCGGGGTGGTGGTAAACAAACCCATTCCCTCCGGTTGGCTGATAGCACCGGAAAGGAATACGCCATGCGTTCACTGAAAAAATTCCCGCTGGCAGCCATTCCGGAGCAGTTAAGAGAAACGATTGCCCGCGAACTGGTGCAGGACCAGATATCCGCAGCCAATCCTTATGCCCCGCTTGCGGTAAGTGTACTGTCGGAAGCAGCCGGTGTACCGCATACGCATCCCACCTTTGTATATCTTCCACTTGATACTGCACTCGGCATATATGCCCACGACTTCGGCAACGATGTATTTCTACTGGAAGAAAGAGAACCTGTGACCGGCAAAAACGACAAGACCTACAACACTCCTAAGGTACTGGCCAAAGTATTGGGAGATAATGATATTCATGTAGATCAGAAAGCTGTGCTGCGCGCCCGTATCCTCGATACCTATATCATGGACTTCGACCGGCACGACGACCAGTGGCGCTGGTACAAGGAAAAACATAAAGGAGAAGAGTACTATTATCCGGTGCCCCGTGACCGTGACCAGGCTTTTTTTGTGAATGAAGGATTGCTGCCCCGACTGTTGTCCAGACCCTGGATACTGCCGGGAATTCAAGGCTTCCGGGACCATATCCCTGATGTGAATGGCTTTCAGTTCAGTGCCCGCTACTTCGACCGTTCCTTTATGAATGAGCTGGAGAAAAAAGACTGGGAAAAACAAACGGATAAGTTCCTGAATAAAATGACGGACAGTGTGATAAGAGCTGCTGTTAACGCTTTCCCGGATACTGTCCGTAAAGAAGTGGGGCCGATGATGCTGCAGCGGCTGTCTATCCGCAGATCCATCCTGAAAGAGAACATGCTCAAATACTATCGTTTCCTGGCTAAGTCTGTAGACGTGCCAGCTACCAGCAAAAATGAGCTGATTCAGCTGGAAAAACTGAATGGAGGAGCGGTAGCGCTGAATATGTATAAGATCAGCAAAAAAGGAGAAGTTCAGCAGAGCATCTATTCCCGCACCTTTGATCCCAAAGAAACCAATGAAGTGAATGTATACGGGCTGGGAGGACACGACCGTTTCGAAATAAAAGGTAACCATGGCACGCCTATACGTGTTCGCCTTATAGGAGGCAAAGACGCAGATACCTATATCGACAGTTCCACTTCCCACGCAGGAAAACGGATACGCATATACGATCAACGGACCGGTCAGGATACCTTCCAGCTGGATGGCCATATACAGCGCCGTTTGTCTGATGACCCGGAGAATATCCGTTATAACCGGAGCGCCTTCCAGTATAACAAAACGTTTCCTATGCTGGCTGGTGCTTATAACCGGGATGACGGTCTTTTACTGGGATTGGGGCTGCAGCTCGTCCGGCACTCTTTCCGTAAGGAGCCTTATGCTTCCAAACATATCTTCACCGCTACACATGCGCTGGCTACCAGAGCCTGGAATTTCCGCTATGATGGAGAGTTTACGGATGTTGTGGGTAAGTCAGACCTGCTGCTGCTAGCCAGAGCCAAAGCTCCCAATAATACAATCAACTTTTTCGGGTTTGGGAATGAAACTGTTTTCGATAAAAGCAATGGCAAAAACATCCGTTATTACCGGGCACGGTTTAATCTGTATACGGCAGAGGTATTGCTGAGAACGAAAATGGGCAATCATTTCAGCCTGTCTTACGGACCTACGTTAAATAACTATACATTTAACAATGAAGAAAACAATAACCGCTTTATCACGAACTTCCAGCTGAACGGGCTCGACTCCGGCATCTACAAAAATAAGTCTTATGCCGGCGCCAAGCTGGTAGCCCAGATAGATACCCGTAATAATAAGCTGATCCCCACACGGGGTATTTTTTGGACCACTACATGGACGGGTACCAAAGGGCTGAGTAGTGATAGTAAGAACTATACGCAGTTGCAATCAGATCTTAGTCTGTATATGAGCTTCCGGGCACCTGCCAGCTTTGTGATCGTCAGCCGTTTTGGGGGCAGTAAGATATGGGGCGATTATGAATTCTTCCAGGCGGCTACTGTCGGAGGCACACAAAACCTGCGCGGATTCCGTAACTATCGTTTTGCCGGCGGTGCTTCTGCGTATAACAATACCGAAATACGCGTGAAACTGTTTGATCTGAAAACCTATGTTTTGCCTGCAGCAGTAGGGCTGCTGGCCTTTAATGATGTAGGCCGTGTATGGAAGGATAATGAAACTTCGCACATATGGCATGATGGATACGGTGGCGGTATCTATCTGGCTCCTGTCAATGCACTGATTGTAACGGCAGTAATAGGGCATTCGAGCGAAGAGACGATTGCCTACCTAACACTTGGATTTAAATTCTGA
- a CDS encoding TPM domain-containing protein codes for MRLFPFKKREIFSEMDKNRLVQAIRVAERLTSGEIRLFVENHCSYVNPMDRAKEAFVSLGMEKTKQRNGVLVYVALKDHQFAILGDQGIHDKVGDDFWQQEATLLKSHFQNNRIIEGIEECIREIGESLRTYFPHEAGDTNELPDDIVFNI; via the coding sequence ATGCGTCTATTCCCTTTTAAAAAGAGAGAGATTTTTTCCGAAATGGATAAAAACAGACTGGTGCAGGCTATCCGGGTGGCCGAGAGGCTTACATCGGGCGAAATCAGGTTATTTGTAGAAAACCATTGCAGTTATGTAAATCCCATGGACCGCGCAAAGGAAGCCTTCGTTTCCCTGGGCATGGAGAAAACCAAACAGCGCAATGGAGTATTGGTATATGTGGCCCTTAAAGACCACCAGTTTGCCATTCTGGGCGACCAGGGCATTCATGACAAAGTGGGCGACGACTTCTGGCAGCAGGAGGCTACCCTCCTTAAAAGCCACTTCCAGAACAACCGTATCATTGAAGGTATCGAAGAATGTATCCGGGAGATAGGCGAATCCCTCCGTACCTACTTTCCCCACGAAGCCGGTGATACCAACGAGTTACCGGACGACATCGTTTTCAATATCTAG
- the lysA gene encoding diaminopimelate decarboxylase: protein MPKQSDVLATDFLVKIADEFGTPVYIYHAEKIKTQYEKLQKAFSKANTRFFYACKALTNINILKYINSLGCGLDTVSIQEVQLGLKAGFEAKNIIFTPNCVDLQEIIAAKDLGVIINIDNLSILEQFGNKFGGSYPISIRLNPHIMAGGNFKISTGHIDSKFGISIHQLRHIERIVKSTKLKVTGLHMHTGSEIKDVDVFLRGVEIMFEMAQHFPDIESIDLGSGFKVAYQQGDPETDIDLLGKKLSDAFNNFSKNYEKPLQLWFEPGKFLVSQSGYFVVKANVIKQTTANVFVGVNSGFNHLIRPMFYDAFHLIRNISNPKGTERIYTVVGNICETDTFGWDRKINEVREGDYLVFYNAGAYGFEMSSNFNSRLKPAEVMVKDGKPSLIRKRDTLEDLLKNQIELI from the coding sequence ATGCCTAAACAAAGCGACGTACTTGCTACCGACTTCCTCGTGAAAATAGCGGACGAATTTGGTACCCCGGTATATATATACCACGCAGAAAAGATTAAGACCCAGTATGAAAAGCTCCAGAAGGCCTTCTCGAAGGCTAACACCCGCTTTTTTTACGCCTGTAAGGCATTGACCAACATCAACATCCTGAAGTACATCAACTCCCTTGGTTGCGGACTGGACACCGTATCCATCCAGGAAGTACAGCTGGGCCTCAAAGCAGGTTTTGAAGCTAAAAACATCATCTTTACACCCAACTGTGTAGATCTGCAGGAAATCATTGCTGCCAAAGACCTCGGTGTGATTATCAACATCGATAACCTCTCCATCCTGGAACAATTTGGCAACAAGTTTGGCGGTAGCTATCCCATCAGCATCCGGCTCAATCCGCATATCATGGCGGGTGGCAACTTCAAGATCTCTACCGGACATATCGACAGCAAATTTGGTATCTCCATCCACCAGCTGCGTCATATCGAACGTATCGTGAAATCCACCAAACTGAAAGTAACCGGCCTGCACATGCATACCGGCTCCGAAATCAAAGATGTGGACGTTTTCCTCCGTGGCGTGGAAATCATGTTCGAAATGGCACAGCACTTCCCTGATATCGAGTCTATCGACCTCGGCAGCGGATTTAAAGTAGCTTACCAGCAGGGAGATCCTGAAACAGATATCGACCTCCTCGGTAAAAAACTGAGCGACGCTTTCAACAACTTCTCTAAAAACTACGAAAAACCACTCCAGCTCTGGTTTGAACCCGGAAAATTCCTGGTAAGCCAGTCCGGTTATTTTGTAGTAAAAGCCAACGTGATCAAACAAACCACCGCCAACGTTTTCGTAGGTGTCAACTCCGGCTTCAACCACCTGATCAGGCCCATGTTCTACGACGCATTCCACCTGATCCGCAATATCTCCAACCCGAAAGGAACTGAACGCATCTATACCGTAGTAGGTAATATCTGCGAAACAGATACCTTCGGATGGGACCGCAAAATCAATGAAGTACGGGAAGGCGACTACCTCGTTTTCTATAACGCCGGCGCCTATGGTTTTGAAATGTCTTCCAACTTCAACTCCCGCCTTAAACCGGCCGAAGTAATGGTGAAAGACGGCAAACCATCCCTGATCCGCAAACGCGATACACTCGAAGACCTGCTTAAAAACCAGATCGAACTCATTTAG
- a CDS encoding LemA family protein, with amino-acid sequence MKKGIIVIIVIVLLGMLGCGKYNGLVKQEESVKNKWGVVQSSYQRRADLIPNLVNTVKGAANFETTTLTKVMEARASATQIKVDVNDLSPEKIQQYQAAQGQLSQALGRLLAVSEQYPELKANQNFLNLQAQLEGTENRINVARNDFNDAVNGFNSNVRSFPTNIVAGITGFKQKGYFEAQAGAEKAPEVKF; translated from the coding sequence ATGAAAAAAGGAATTATTGTAATCATTGTTATTGTATTACTGGGCATGTTAGGTTGCGGAAAGTACAATGGGTTAGTTAAACAGGAGGAAAGTGTGAAGAATAAATGGGGTGTAGTGCAAAGTAGTTACCAACGCCGGGCAGACCTTATTCCTAATCTGGTAAACACTGTAAAAGGCGCCGCCAACTTTGAAACAACCACCCTTACTAAAGTGATGGAAGCCCGTGCCAGTGCTACACAAATTAAAGTAGACGTGAATGACCTGAGCCCTGAAAAAATACAGCAGTATCAGGCTGCTCAAGGTCAGCTGAGCCAGGCACTGGGCCGTTTGCTCGCCGTTTCTGAACAATATCCTGAACTGAAAGCCAACCAGAACTTCCTGAATCTGCAGGCACAGCTGGAAGGTACTGAAAACAGAATCAACGTTGCCCGTAACGACTTTAACGATGCGGTAAACGGATTTAACAGCAATGTTCGTAGCTTCCCCACCAATATAGTAGCCGGCATCACCGGTTTCAAACAGAAAGGTTACTTTGAAGCACAGGCTGGTGCTGAAAAAGCGCCCGAGGTTAAATTTTAA
- a CDS encoding response regulator — MSAQHIHILYIDDEIHNLNAFKASFRRLYNVFTATSAEEAVKLLEEQEFHIIISDQRMPRVTGIEFFESILEKYPEPIRMLLTGYADINAVVDAINKGQVYKYFSKPWNEEELRHNIEKAFEVYSLRKENKELTAKLLDVNEKLEFLVRQKLIS, encoded by the coding sequence ATGAGTGCACAACACATCCATATACTCTATATTGATGATGAAATACACAACCTGAATGCCTTCAAAGCTTCGTTCAGGAGACTTTACAACGTTTTCACCGCCACCTCAGCCGAAGAAGCAGTGAAACTACTGGAAGAGCAGGAATTTCATATCATCATTTCCGATCAGCGAATGCCCAGAGTGACCGGAATCGAGTTTTTTGAGTCCATACTGGAAAAATATCCCGAGCCTATCCGCATGCTACTTACCGGCTACGCTGATATTAATGCCGTTGTGGATGCGATCAATAAAGGCCAGGTGTACAAGTACTTCTCCAAACCCTGGAATGAGGAAGAACTAAGACATAATATCGAAAAAGCGTTTGAAGTGTATTCCCTCCGGAAGGAAAACAAGGAACTGACCGCCAAACTCCTGGATGTCAACGAAAAGCTGGAGTTCCTGGTACGGCAAAAGCTGATTTCCTAA